In one Candidatus Eremiobacterota bacterium genomic region, the following are encoded:
- the fahA gene encoding fumarylacetoacetase, protein MIEPRGYGLDNLPFGIFSDPHDGRKRAAVAFENSIVNLDALVADRLLDGEPLRGASTLNDFLAAGLPAWRAVRARLQHLLGHGATADERARVANATLPRDAVTMHLPVNVGDYVDFYSSIEHATNLGRILRPNAEPLLPNYRHIPIGYHGRSGTVVVSGTPVRRPHGQHKPPNASAPSFGPSKLLDVELEMGWIAGAPSTHGEPVSADAVREHVFGYVLLNDWSARDIQAWEYQPLGPFLGKSFATSISPWIVTLDALEPFRTAEPARDPEPLPYLRARENWAYDVELEMLLQTPRMRDRGEPPHRISRTNFRGMYWTAAQQLAHVTSNGASIRPGDLFGTGTISGSEQGTQGSFIELTARGSHPLALPDGESRAFLEDGDTVIMRGAAVRRANSIALGEVIGTIVA, encoded by the coding sequence GTGATCGAGCCCCGCGGCTACGGCCTCGACAACCTTCCGTTCGGCATTTTCTCCGACCCCCACGACGGCCGCAAGCGCGCCGCAGTCGCTTTCGAAAACAGTATCGTCAACCTCGACGCGCTCGTCGCGGACAGGCTCCTCGACGGAGAGCCGCTGCGCGGCGCAAGCACGCTGAACGACTTTCTCGCCGCCGGCCTGCCGGCGTGGCGTGCGGTCCGCGCGCGCCTTCAACATCTTCTCGGCCACGGCGCAACTGCCGACGAGCGCGCGCGCGTCGCGAACGCGACGCTGCCGCGCGACGCGGTGACGATGCACCTTCCCGTGAACGTCGGCGACTACGTGGATTTCTATTCCTCGATCGAGCACGCGACGAACCTCGGTCGCATCCTACGGCCCAACGCCGAGCCGCTGTTGCCAAACTATCGCCACATCCCGATCGGCTACCACGGCCGCTCCGGCACCGTGGTCGTGAGCGGCACGCCGGTGCGCCGCCCGCACGGCCAGCACAAACCCCCAAATGCGAGCGCGCCGTCGTTCGGTCCGTCGAAGCTGCTGGACGTCGAGCTGGAGATGGGTTGGATCGCTGGCGCACCGAGCACGCACGGTGAGCCGGTTTCGGCGGACGCGGTTCGCGAGCACGTGTTCGGCTACGTGCTGCTCAACGACTGGAGCGCGCGCGACATCCAAGCCTGGGAATACCAGCCGCTCGGGCCCTTCCTGGGCAAGTCGTTCGCAACGTCGATCTCGCCGTGGATCGTCACGCTCGACGCGCTGGAGCCGTTCCGCACCGCCGAACCGGCGCGCGATCCCGAACCACTGCCGTATCTGCGCGCGCGCGAAAACTGGGCCTACGACGTCGAGCTGGAGATGCTGCTGCAAACGCCGCGCATGCGTGACCGAGGCGAACCACCGCACCGCATCTCGCGCACGAACTTCCGCGGCATGTACTGGACCGCCGCCCAGCAGCTCGCCCACGTCACGTCGAACGGCGCCAGCATTCGCCCTGGCGATTTATTCGGCACGGGCACGATTTCCGGCAGCGAACAAGGTACGCAAGGTTCGTTCATCGAGTTGACCGCGCGCGGTTCCCATCCGCTCGCGCTTCCCGACGGGGAGTCGCGTGCGTTCTTGGAGGACGGCGACACGGTAATCATGCGCGGCGCCGCCGTGCGCCGTGCAAACAGCATAGCTCTCGGCGAGGTCATCGGCACGATCGTCGCCTGA
- a CDS encoding SpoIIE family protein phosphatase: MRVTEPEDVDHRAAQRRAILYRLGIAFTESLDFERTARSVVSAMCEDFADFAFLDVFSSEGVLERVAVEAGRLAGDPAPFRTFAPPPEAVRHPINLVLRTGQTQIVPDCTDAWKRETTWSEEHFTFVSSLPLASIVYVPLIAAGERIGVMTFGAALGTGRSFGKADLDDAEEVARRAAVALANARLYRDLAASEARYRGIIDTAQEGVWIVDADARTRYVNARMTEMLGYTADEMYDRRLFEFVAPQSTQAALRAFAHHRAGEGYRCEAELRHKDGRIVSVLVASSPITGIAGAFAGSLGMFTDISDRKAVELHREIVARASSLLSGSLELDTLLGRFADLLAGELAGEVTIALHPDRAVVRRSGELAADAHRLDVALRRREVELGSVTVRSATPFRAGDVELLDELARHAAVAIENAQLYEREHRVAATLQRAMLPAELPAVDGLTFDAVYYPGATEAEVGGDWYDAIALPDGRVVVSIGDVTGRGLTAAVIMGRMRQAIEALATYESDPVRLLDAADSVLRRAHPDAIVTALAGVIDPAARTLAYATAGHPTPFVRAPDGTIRQLPGRGLPLGLRDGRQPPTTTVVLPPSSLVVFFTDGLLESTHDIVDGERRTLAALRDPQVADGRAPAASLVARVLGGAVRDDVAVLTVRVSSAPSASGAWTLRWRFDPRDAVRTYDVREAMAEALASFGRDVDVEAAELVLGELVGNAVRHAPGHVDVELTWDDPAAPVLHVVDDGPGYAPQTRLPPFESESGRGLYLVQTLTRDFSVTRLPQRGAHARAVLKTRS; encoded by the coding sequence GTGCGAGTGACCGAACCGGAGGACGTCGACCACCGGGCGGCGCAGCGGCGCGCGATCCTCTACCGGCTCGGGATCGCGTTCACGGAGTCGCTCGACTTCGAGCGCACCGCGCGCTCCGTCGTCTCGGCGATGTGCGAGGACTTCGCCGACTTCGCGTTCCTCGACGTCTTCAGTTCCGAGGGCGTGCTCGAGCGCGTCGCGGTCGAGGCGGGCCGGCTGGCGGGCGACCCCGCGCCGTTTCGGACGTTTGCGCCGCCGCCCGAAGCGGTGCGCCACCCGATCAATCTCGTGCTGCGCACCGGGCAGACGCAGATCGTCCCCGACTGCACCGACGCGTGGAAGCGCGAGACGACCTGGAGCGAGGAGCACTTCACGTTCGTCAGCTCGCTGCCGCTGGCGTCGATCGTGTACGTGCCGCTGATCGCCGCCGGGGAGCGGATCGGCGTGATGACGTTCGGCGCCGCGCTGGGCACCGGCCGCAGCTTCGGGAAAGCCGACCTGGACGACGCCGAGGAGGTCGCGCGGCGCGCCGCGGTCGCGCTCGCGAACGCGCGGCTCTACCGCGATCTCGCCGCCAGCGAAGCGCGCTACCGCGGGATCATCGACACCGCGCAAGAGGGCGTGTGGATCGTCGACGCCGACGCGCGCACCCGCTACGTCAACGCGCGCATGACCGAGATGCTCGGCTACACCGCCGACGAGATGTACGACCGGCGGCTGTTCGAGTTCGTGGCGCCGCAGTCCACCCAGGCCGCACTCCGCGCGTTCGCGCACCATCGTGCCGGCGAAGGATATCGCTGCGAGGCGGAGCTGCGGCACAAGGACGGCCGCATCGTCTCCGTGCTGGTCGCGTCGAGCCCGATCACCGGGATCGCCGGAGCCTTCGCGGGATCGCTGGGGATGTTCACCGACATCTCCGATCGCAAAGCGGTCGAGCTGCACCGTGAGATCGTCGCGCGCGCGAGCTCGCTGTTGAGCGGATCGCTCGAGCTCGACACGCTGCTCGGGCGCTTCGCCGACCTGCTCGCCGGAGAGCTGGCCGGCGAGGTGACGATCGCGCTGCATCCCGATCGCGCCGTCGTGCGGCGCAGCGGGGAGCTCGCCGCGGACGCGCACCGGCTCGACGTCGCGTTGCGGCGTCGTGAGGTCGAGCTGGGCAGCGTGACGGTGCGCTCGGCGACGCCGTTCCGCGCCGGCGACGTGGAGCTGCTCGACGAGCTGGCTCGGCACGCGGCCGTCGCGATCGAGAACGCGCAGCTCTACGAGCGCGAGCATCGCGTCGCCGCGACGCTGCAGCGCGCGATGCTTCCGGCGGAGCTGCCCGCCGTCGACGGGCTGACGTTCGACGCAGTCTACTATCCGGGCGCGACCGAAGCGGAGGTCGGCGGCGATTGGTACGACGCGATCGCGCTCCCCGACGGGCGCGTCGTCGTGTCGATCGGCGACGTGACGGGGCGCGGGTTGACTGCGGCGGTCATCATGGGGCGGATGCGGCAAGCGATCGAAGCGCTGGCGACCTACGAGTCCGATCCGGTACGGCTGCTCGATGCGGCCGACAGCGTGCTGCGGCGCGCGCATCCGGACGCGATCGTCACCGCGCTGGCCGGTGTCATCGATCCGGCAGCGCGCACGCTCGCGTACGCGACCGCCGGGCATCCGACGCCGTTCGTGCGCGCGCCCGACGGCACGATCCGGCAGCTTCCCGGCCGCGGTCTGCCGCTCGGTTTGCGCGACGGGCGCCAGCCGCCCACGACGACCGTCGTGCTGCCGCCGTCTTCGCTCGTCGTCTTCTTCACCGATGGGCTCCTGGAGTCGACGCACGACATCGTGGACGGCGAGCGCCGCACGCTGGCGGCGTTGCGGGACCCGCAGGTCGCGGACGGACGCGCTCCGGCCGCCTCATTGGTCGCGCGCGTCCTTGGCGGCGCGGTGCGCGACGACGTTGCCGTGCTGACCGTGCGCGTCTCCAGCGCGCCGAGCGCGTCCGGTGCGTGGACGCTGCGCTGGCGCTTCGACCCGCGCGACGCGGTGCGCACCTACGACGTGCGCGAAGCGATGGCGGAGGCGCTGGCGTCGTTCGGGCGGGACGTCGACGTGGAGGCGGCGGAGCTCGTCTTGGGCGAGCTGGTCGGCAACGCGGTGCGCCATGCGCCGGGGCACGTCGACGTCGAGCTGACGTGGGACGATCCGGCGGCGCCGGTGCTGCACGTCGTCGACGACGGACCGGGGTACGCGCCGCAGACCCGGCTGCCGCCCTTCGAGAGCGAGTCGGGCCGGGGGCTCTATCTCGTGCAAACGCTGACCCGCGACTTCAGCGTGACGCGGCTGCCGCAGCGCGGCGCGCACGCGCGCGCGGTCCTGAAGACGCGCAGCTGA